One Gemmatimonadales bacterium DNA window includes the following coding sequences:
- a CDS encoding methyltransferase domain-containing protein has protein sequence MATDVRALMENIASRYDFRDKSVIHVGAGGGRLAGYARDARSVLAVDSDAEAVRRLGVALREQGLVSRFIVFKGELASVRARADVVFFEFCLHETAEPGAALQHARTLAPETLVVDHAPGSRWSWYRGEEAGVERAWQAVGRLAVARDETLMGAEQFHDYDELLAAVGARGEPTLGRIAELRGRQGIAIQMPYRIALLH, from the coding sequence ATGGCGACCGACGTCCGCGCCCTGATGGAGAACATCGCCTCCCGCTACGACTTCCGGGACAAGTCGGTCATCCACGTCGGCGCCGGCGGCGGCCGGCTCGCCGGCTACGCGCGCGACGCCCGGAGCGTCCTCGCCGTGGACTCGGATGCCGAGGCGGTGCGGCGGCTGGGCGTCGCGCTGCGCGAGCAGGGCCTCGTCAGCCGCTTCATCGTCTTCAAGGGCGAGCTTGCGTCGGTCCGCGCCCGGGCGGACGTGGTCTTCTTCGAGTTCTGCCTGCACGAGACGGCCGAGCCCGGCGCGGCGCTGCAGCACGCGCGGACGCTGGCGCCCGAGACGCTGGTGGTGGACCACGCGCCCGGGTCCCGCTGGTCCTGGTACCGCGGAGAGGAAGCCGGGGTCGAGCGGGCCTGGCAGGCGGTCGGCCGGCTCGCCGTCGCACGCGACGAGACGCTGATGGGCGCCGAACAGTTCCACGACTACGACGAGCTGCTGGCGGCGGTGGGCGCGCGGGGCGAGCCCACGCTCGGCCGCATCGCGGAGCTGCGGGGCCGCCAGGGCATCGCCATCCAGATGCCGTACCGCATCGCCCTCCTGCACTAG